Proteins from one Mastacembelus armatus chromosome 16, fMasArm1.2, whole genome shotgun sequence genomic window:
- the atad2 gene encoding ATPase family AAA domain-containing protein 2 isoform X1, whose protein sequence is MVILRSSGNVGAEPVATTLKRRTMELDTSSEFLSLLPASQRKSARLTRSTRAADDSFSSPENNRVNGHAEMKQEGASGLHHSLRTRGQRVKLEVSFADTGPKTSSPVNEDKAGGCCTRKSSRLQREGQASSGKQQADVPDELEGSSTPKRSRFNLQSRDAEEEEEEEEDRSVRRSSRITRYKLDSRNQSVLYDRLITNTAEAVLQKMDDMQKMRRRLRSRDRDTKEEQLGVYTRGRMQRSLRTNVESKDTEEENRGGDEDDHDEEEDEDREDDDDDDEDEDGEDEEEENQRRYDFRQRKTVVRYQAAQDEPREPRKRSMYFKDHSSPTRRRFRFSSTAPRSPYNRRRPNRSSCERRRHAIHSSDSTSSSSDDEKFQRRRSKNRSRSINRCLPMNFLKEDLLGIHKDRMKIGASLADVDPMHIDKTVRFESIGGLSRHISALKEMVVFPLLYPEVFERFRIQPPRGCLFYGPPGTGKTLVARALANECSQGERKVSFFMRKGADCLSKWVGESERQLRLLFDQAYQMRPSIIFFDEIDGLAPVRSSRQDQIHSSIVSTLLALMDGLDSRGEVVVIGATNRLDSIDPALRRPGRFDREFLFGLPDREARRDILKIHTRQWTPPPSDTFLEELADKCVGYCGADIKAVCSEAALCALRRRYPQIYSSSQKLVLDVNSITITNKDFMTAMSKMVPAAQRVVVSPAKALIPAIRPLLSTALQNILDVVRRVFPHAEQGLKRKREQQDVSYVVSEDDLMLSEDEELCSNRQTTHSQHKTPAVKDLLSLHRSVLSQPTSYRPRLLLEGRPGSGQSSHLAPAVLHALEKFTVYTLDMAVLFGASTTAPEETCAKIFVEAKRTSPSILYIPHIGQWWETVGAALRATFLSLLSSIPAFSPILLLATCDLHYDQLSTEIQELFRAEYGEVFHIQVPTSREKRNFFEDLILNQAARAPVSKKKAVLHALEVLPVAPPPPQRQLTEEEIQKLEEQEEDTLRELRLFLRDVTNRLSQDKRFKAFTKPVDLEEVPDYAEVIKKPMDLSTVLSRIDLHQYGTVKEFLQDVDLIWQNALEYNPDRDPSDRQIRHRACALKDTVHAIIRDELDEDFEKICEEIKASRNSRGCATARFAPSFYHVLPKQPKPPADAKITEMTAQNVPPGATAAFTPNTSVCIVTTPKNTAQKKKRRKSRWSNGLLAKKKSSSPHVFRDDTQLESDEDEEDGDDEEEDDQPVIDVESGSAAGSFQLSTVEQNSPEEKGREERSQVAEKVILCQNGKHKNFNQIQDEKDQKITDQSGQLEQKKVKGDENSGAVSVYINKDSHKETQGDTQGQSNTVECGKTNNQKLTETESEKCQTVSMADIKNNKVARAEEALLNSHAEPMEVEATEISTTDTSAAVREEDVNTERSVRPITRALKNAVLQQQMIDVGKALQILDQETPPLVVDRDKLKELLNRVVTKTDGYEVFKLEKLYALLCQSIYRHRRDYNKTALIKELEQEIEDFC, encoded by the exons ATGGTGATACTACGCAGCAGCGGCAATGTCGGAGCTGAGCCGGTGGCAACAACTCtgaagaggaggacgatggaGTTGGATACAAGCTCCgagtttctgtctctgcttccCGCGTCCCAGAGAAAGTCCGCCCGACTGACCCGGTCCACCCGGGCTGCGGACGACAGCTTCAGCAGCCCCGAAAACAACAGGGTTAAT GGACATGCTGAAATGAAACAGGAGGGGGCCAGTGGTCTCCATCACTCCCTGAGGACCAGGGGACAGAGAGTCAAACTAGAGGTCTCGTTTGCTGACACAGGACCAAAGACCAGCTCCCCTGTGAATGAAGACAAGGCTGGAGGGTGCTGCACTAG GAAATCTTCCAGGCTGCAGAGAGAGGGGCAAGCATCCAGTGGCAAGCAGCAAGCAG ATGTTCCAGATGAATTGGAGGGGTCTTCCACTCCCAAGAGGAGCCGCTTTAACCTACAGAGTCGAGACgcggaggaagaagaggaggaagaggaggatcgGTCAGTGCGACGTAGTTCTCGAATCACCAGATACAAACTGGATTCCCGCAACCAGTCAGTGCTCTATGACCGCCTTATCACCAA CACTGCTGAAGCTGTTCTCCAGAAGATGGATGATATGCAGAAGATGAGACGCAGACTGAGGAGCAGAGATAGAGACACCAAAGAAGAG CAGCTGGGTGTTTACACAAGGGGCAGGATGCAAAGATCTCTAAGGACAAATGTGGAGAGTAaggacacagaggaggagaacCGAG GAGGGGATGAGGATGatcatgatgaagaggaggatgaagataGAGaagatgacgatgatgatgatgaagatgaggatggcgaggatgaagaagaagaaaaccagaGGCGTTATGACTTCAGACAGCGAAAGACTGTGGTTCGCTACCAGGCTGCACAGGATG AACCCAGAGAGCCCAGGAAGCGCAGCATGTACTTTAAGGATCACTCATCTCCTACCAGACGCAGGTTCAGATTCAGCTCCACGGCTCCCAGGAGCCCTTACAACAGGAGAAGACCCAACCG GAGTAGTTGTGAGAG AAGGAGACATGCTATCCACAGTAGCGACTCCACTTCTTCGTCTTCAGATGATGAGAAATTCCAGAGACGGCGGAGTAAGAACAGGAGCAGATCTATCAACAG ATGTCTACCCATGAACTTTTTGAAAGAAGACCTGCTGGGGATCCACAAAGACAGGATGAAGATCGGCGCTAGCCTTGCTGATGTGGACCCAATGCACATAGACAAGACG GTGCGCTTTGAGAGTATTGGAGGTTTGAGCAGGCACATCTCGGCACTGAAGGAGATGGTGGTCTTTCCACTCCTCTACCCAGAAGTCTTTGAGAGGTTCAGGATACAACCACCCAG GGGCTGTCTTTTTTATGGTCCTCCAGGCACAGGGAAAACCCTTGTGGCTCGAGCACTGGCCAACGAATGCAGCCAAGGGGAAAGAAAGGTGTCGTTCTTTATGAGGAAAGGAGCTGACTGCCTCAGTAAATGGGTGGGAGAATCTGAGAGGCAGCTGCGTCTGCTGTTCGATCAG GCGTACCAGATGcgtccatccatcatcttctTTGATGAGATTGATGGTTTGGCTCCAGTCAGGTCCAGTCGTCAGGACCAGATCCACAG TTCCATTGTGTCGACACTCTTGGCTCTTATGGATGGATTGGACAGCAGAGGAGAAGTTGTTGTGATAGGAGCAACAAATAGACTGGACTCCATTGACCCAGCTCTGAGAAGACCGGGACGTTTTGACAGAGAGTTTCTTTTTGGCCTGCCAGACAGAGAG GCGAGAAGGGACATTCTGAAGATCCACACCAGACAATGGACTCCTCCACCTTCTGACACTTTTCTAGAGGAACTTGCTGACAAGTGTGTTG GTTACTGTGGAGCAGACATTAAGGCAGTGTGTTCAGAGGCGGCTCTGTGTGCACTGCGCCGTCGCTACCCCCAAATCTACTCCTCATCGCAGAAGCTTGTGCTTGATGTCAACTCCATCACCATCACAAACAAAGACTTTATGACTGCAATGTCCAAGATGGTGCCAGCTGCCCAGAG AGTCGTGGTGTCACCAGCCAAGGCCCTTATTCCTGCCATACGTCCTCTGCTGAGCACTGCCCTGCAGAACATCCTCGACGTAGTCAGGAGAGTCTTCCCGCATGCAGAGCAGGGCTTAAAGAGGAAACGAGAACAACAAG ATGTGTCCTATGTTGTGTCTGAGGATGACCTGATGTTGAGTGAGGATGAAGAGCTCTGCTCCAACAGACAGACCACTCACTCTCAACACAAAACACCTGCTGTAAAAGACCTCCTCAGCCTCCACAG GAGTGTACTGAGCCAGCCGACCTCCTACCGTCCCAGGCTGCTGCTAGAGGGCAGACCAGGCTCAGGTCAGAGTTCCCACCTGGCTCCCGCTGTGCTCCATGCTCTGGAGAAATTCACTGTGTACACGCTGGACATGGCCGTGCTGTTTGGAGCCAGCACAACTGCGCCAGAAGAAACCTGTGCCAAA ATCTTTGTTGAAGCCAAACGGACTTCTCCTAGCATCCTGTACATCCCTCACATTGGACAGTGGTGGGAGACAGTGGGTGCTGCATTAAGAGCAACCTTTTTGAGCCTGCTTAGCTCCATCCCTGCCTTCTCTCCTATACTGCTGCTGGCTACATGCGACCTTCATTATGACCAACTCAGTACAGAG attcaggAGTTGTTTCGGGCAGAGTACGGGGAGGTTTTCCACATCCAGGTCCCCACCAGcagggaaaaaagaaacttcTTTGAGGACCTGATCCTCAACCAAGCTGCCAGGGCCCCTGTGTCAAAAAAGAAAGCAG TGCTCCATGCATTGGAGGTGCTGCCTGTtgcccctccccctccccaACGTCAgctgacagaagaagaaatacaaaaattggaggagcaggaggaagatACCCTCAGGGAGCTCCGTCTCTTCCTGCGTGATGTCACCAACCGTCTGTCCCAAGATAAACGGTTTAAGGCGTTCACAAAGCCTGTAGATTTGGAGGAG GTTCCAGATTATGCCGAGGTGATCAAGAAACCTATGGACCTGTCAACAGTTCTCTCCAGGATTGATCTCCATCAGTATGGGACTGTAAAAGAGTTTCTCCAAGATGTGGATCTCATCTGGCAGAATGCCCTTGAATATAACCCAGACAGAGATCCCTCAG ACCGTCAGATCCGTCACAGAGCGTGTGCGCTGAAGGATACCGTCCATGCCATTATTAGGGATGAACTGGATGAAGATTTTGAGAAGATTTGTGAGGAGATTAAAGCGTCACGGAATTCAAGAg GTTGTGCCACTGCTCGATTTGCTCCCTCTTTCTATCACGTCCTTCCCAAACAGCCCAAGCCTCCTGCTGATGCCAAGATCACTGAAATGACTGCACAAAACGTACCGCCTGGAGCCACTGCTGCTTTTACCCCCAATACAAGTGTCTGTATTGTTACAACACCTAAAAACACAG cccagaagaagaaaaggcgGAAGAGTCGCTGGTCCAATGGCTTGCTGGCAAAAAAGAAGTCCTCCTCTCCTCATGTGTTCAGAGATGACACACAGTTAGAGTccgatgaggatgaggaggatggagatgatgaagaagaggatgatCAGCCAGTGATTGATGTAGAATCTGGGTCTGCAGCAGGTAGTTTTCAGCTCAGTACAGTGGAGCAGaacagcccagaggagaaggggagagaggagaggagtcaAGTAGCTGAAAAAGTTATTCTGTGTCAAAAcggaaaacacaaaaatttcAACCAGATACAGGATGAAAAAGATCAAAAGATTACAGATCAATCAGGACAGttggaacaaaaaaaagtgaagggagaTGAGAATAGTGGAGCAGTTTCAGTTTACATTAACAAGGACAgtcacaaagaaacacagggggATACCCAGGGACAATCCAACACAGTGGAATGTGGTAAAACCAACAACCAAAAGCTGACAGAAACTGAGAGTGAGAAATGTCAGACTGTGAGTATGGCAGACATCAAGAACAACAAGGTAGCCAGAGCAGAGGAGGCTCTGCTCAACAGCCACGCTGAGCCAATGGAGGTGGAAGCTACTGAAATTTCAACCACAGACACCTCTGCAGCTGTCAGAGAGGAGGACGTGAACACAG agCGCAGTGTGAGGCCAATAACTCGGGCTTTAAAGAAcgctgtgctgcagcagcagatgatCGACGTGGGCAAAGCTCTTCAGATCCTGGACCAGGAAACTCCTCCTCTAGTAGTGGACAGAGACAAATTAAAG gAGCTGTTGAACAGAGTTGTGACGAAGACTGATGGCTATGAGGTCTTCAAGCTGGAGAAACTTTATGCTTTGCTCTGCCAGAGCATCTATAGACACAGAAGAGACTACAACAAAACCGCACTAATAAAG gaGTTGGAACAGGAGATTGAAGACTTCTGTTGa
- the atad2 gene encoding ATPase family AAA domain-containing protein 2 isoform X2, producing the protein MVILRSSGNVGAEPVATTLKRRTMELDTSSEFLSLLPASQRKSARLTRSTRAADDSFSSPENNRVNGHAEMKQEGASGLHHSLRTRGQRVKLEVSFADTGPKTSSPVNEDKAGGCCTRKSSRLQREGQASSGKQQADVPDELEGSSTPKRSRFNLQSRDAEEEEEEEEDRSVRRSSRITRYKLDSRNQSVLYDRLITNTAEAVLQKMDDMQKMRRRLRSRDRDTKEELGVYTRGRMQRSLRTNVESKDTEEENRGGDEDDHDEEEDEDREDDDDDDEDEDGEDEEEENQRRYDFRQRKTVVRYQAAQDEPREPRKRSMYFKDHSSPTRRRFRFSSTAPRSPYNRRRPNRSSCERRRHAIHSSDSTSSSSDDEKFQRRRSKNRSRSINRCLPMNFLKEDLLGIHKDRMKIGASLADVDPMHIDKTVRFESIGGLSRHISALKEMVVFPLLYPEVFERFRIQPPRGCLFYGPPGTGKTLVARALANECSQGERKVSFFMRKGADCLSKWVGESERQLRLLFDQAYQMRPSIIFFDEIDGLAPVRSSRQDQIHSSIVSTLLALMDGLDSRGEVVVIGATNRLDSIDPALRRPGRFDREFLFGLPDREARRDILKIHTRQWTPPPSDTFLEELADKCVGYCGADIKAVCSEAALCALRRRYPQIYSSSQKLVLDVNSITITNKDFMTAMSKMVPAAQRVVVSPAKALIPAIRPLLSTALQNILDVVRRVFPHAEQGLKRKREQQDVSYVVSEDDLMLSEDEELCSNRQTTHSQHKTPAVKDLLSLHRSVLSQPTSYRPRLLLEGRPGSGQSSHLAPAVLHALEKFTVYTLDMAVLFGASTTAPEETCAKIFVEAKRTSPSILYIPHIGQWWETVGAALRATFLSLLSSIPAFSPILLLATCDLHYDQLSTEIQELFRAEYGEVFHIQVPTSREKRNFFEDLILNQAARAPVSKKKAVLHALEVLPVAPPPPQRQLTEEEIQKLEEQEEDTLRELRLFLRDVTNRLSQDKRFKAFTKPVDLEEVPDYAEVIKKPMDLSTVLSRIDLHQYGTVKEFLQDVDLIWQNALEYNPDRDPSDRQIRHRACALKDTVHAIIRDELDEDFEKICEEIKASRNSRGCATARFAPSFYHVLPKQPKPPADAKITEMTAQNVPPGATAAFTPNTSVCIVTTPKNTAQKKKRRKSRWSNGLLAKKKSSSPHVFRDDTQLESDEDEEDGDDEEEDDQPVIDVESGSAAGSFQLSTVEQNSPEEKGREERSQVAEKVILCQNGKHKNFNQIQDEKDQKITDQSGQLEQKKVKGDENSGAVSVYINKDSHKETQGDTQGQSNTVECGKTNNQKLTETESEKCQTVSMADIKNNKVARAEEALLNSHAEPMEVEATEISTTDTSAAVREEDVNTERSVRPITRALKNAVLQQQMIDVGKALQILDQETPPLVVDRDKLKELLNRVVTKTDGYEVFKLEKLYALLCQSIYRHRRDYNKTALIKELEQEIEDFC; encoded by the exons ATGGTGATACTACGCAGCAGCGGCAATGTCGGAGCTGAGCCGGTGGCAACAACTCtgaagaggaggacgatggaGTTGGATACAAGCTCCgagtttctgtctctgcttccCGCGTCCCAGAGAAAGTCCGCCCGACTGACCCGGTCCACCCGGGCTGCGGACGACAGCTTCAGCAGCCCCGAAAACAACAGGGTTAAT GGACATGCTGAAATGAAACAGGAGGGGGCCAGTGGTCTCCATCACTCCCTGAGGACCAGGGGACAGAGAGTCAAACTAGAGGTCTCGTTTGCTGACACAGGACCAAAGACCAGCTCCCCTGTGAATGAAGACAAGGCTGGAGGGTGCTGCACTAG GAAATCTTCCAGGCTGCAGAGAGAGGGGCAAGCATCCAGTGGCAAGCAGCAAGCAG ATGTTCCAGATGAATTGGAGGGGTCTTCCACTCCCAAGAGGAGCCGCTTTAACCTACAGAGTCGAGACgcggaggaagaagaggaggaagaggaggatcgGTCAGTGCGACGTAGTTCTCGAATCACCAGATACAAACTGGATTCCCGCAACCAGTCAGTGCTCTATGACCGCCTTATCACCAA CACTGCTGAAGCTGTTCTCCAGAAGATGGATGATATGCAGAAGATGAGACGCAGACTGAGGAGCAGAGATAGAGACACCAAAGAAGAG CTGGGTGTTTACACAAGGGGCAGGATGCAAAGATCTCTAAGGACAAATGTGGAGAGTAaggacacagaggaggagaacCGAG GAGGGGATGAGGATGatcatgatgaagaggaggatgaagataGAGaagatgacgatgatgatgatgaagatgaggatggcgaggatgaagaagaagaaaaccagaGGCGTTATGACTTCAGACAGCGAAAGACTGTGGTTCGCTACCAGGCTGCACAGGATG AACCCAGAGAGCCCAGGAAGCGCAGCATGTACTTTAAGGATCACTCATCTCCTACCAGACGCAGGTTCAGATTCAGCTCCACGGCTCCCAGGAGCCCTTACAACAGGAGAAGACCCAACCG GAGTAGTTGTGAGAG AAGGAGACATGCTATCCACAGTAGCGACTCCACTTCTTCGTCTTCAGATGATGAGAAATTCCAGAGACGGCGGAGTAAGAACAGGAGCAGATCTATCAACAG ATGTCTACCCATGAACTTTTTGAAAGAAGACCTGCTGGGGATCCACAAAGACAGGATGAAGATCGGCGCTAGCCTTGCTGATGTGGACCCAATGCACATAGACAAGACG GTGCGCTTTGAGAGTATTGGAGGTTTGAGCAGGCACATCTCGGCACTGAAGGAGATGGTGGTCTTTCCACTCCTCTACCCAGAAGTCTTTGAGAGGTTCAGGATACAACCACCCAG GGGCTGTCTTTTTTATGGTCCTCCAGGCACAGGGAAAACCCTTGTGGCTCGAGCACTGGCCAACGAATGCAGCCAAGGGGAAAGAAAGGTGTCGTTCTTTATGAGGAAAGGAGCTGACTGCCTCAGTAAATGGGTGGGAGAATCTGAGAGGCAGCTGCGTCTGCTGTTCGATCAG GCGTACCAGATGcgtccatccatcatcttctTTGATGAGATTGATGGTTTGGCTCCAGTCAGGTCCAGTCGTCAGGACCAGATCCACAG TTCCATTGTGTCGACACTCTTGGCTCTTATGGATGGATTGGACAGCAGAGGAGAAGTTGTTGTGATAGGAGCAACAAATAGACTGGACTCCATTGACCCAGCTCTGAGAAGACCGGGACGTTTTGACAGAGAGTTTCTTTTTGGCCTGCCAGACAGAGAG GCGAGAAGGGACATTCTGAAGATCCACACCAGACAATGGACTCCTCCACCTTCTGACACTTTTCTAGAGGAACTTGCTGACAAGTGTGTTG GTTACTGTGGAGCAGACATTAAGGCAGTGTGTTCAGAGGCGGCTCTGTGTGCACTGCGCCGTCGCTACCCCCAAATCTACTCCTCATCGCAGAAGCTTGTGCTTGATGTCAACTCCATCACCATCACAAACAAAGACTTTATGACTGCAATGTCCAAGATGGTGCCAGCTGCCCAGAG AGTCGTGGTGTCACCAGCCAAGGCCCTTATTCCTGCCATACGTCCTCTGCTGAGCACTGCCCTGCAGAACATCCTCGACGTAGTCAGGAGAGTCTTCCCGCATGCAGAGCAGGGCTTAAAGAGGAAACGAGAACAACAAG ATGTGTCCTATGTTGTGTCTGAGGATGACCTGATGTTGAGTGAGGATGAAGAGCTCTGCTCCAACAGACAGACCACTCACTCTCAACACAAAACACCTGCTGTAAAAGACCTCCTCAGCCTCCACAG GAGTGTACTGAGCCAGCCGACCTCCTACCGTCCCAGGCTGCTGCTAGAGGGCAGACCAGGCTCAGGTCAGAGTTCCCACCTGGCTCCCGCTGTGCTCCATGCTCTGGAGAAATTCACTGTGTACACGCTGGACATGGCCGTGCTGTTTGGAGCCAGCACAACTGCGCCAGAAGAAACCTGTGCCAAA ATCTTTGTTGAAGCCAAACGGACTTCTCCTAGCATCCTGTACATCCCTCACATTGGACAGTGGTGGGAGACAGTGGGTGCTGCATTAAGAGCAACCTTTTTGAGCCTGCTTAGCTCCATCCCTGCCTTCTCTCCTATACTGCTGCTGGCTACATGCGACCTTCATTATGACCAACTCAGTACAGAG attcaggAGTTGTTTCGGGCAGAGTACGGGGAGGTTTTCCACATCCAGGTCCCCACCAGcagggaaaaaagaaacttcTTTGAGGACCTGATCCTCAACCAAGCTGCCAGGGCCCCTGTGTCAAAAAAGAAAGCAG TGCTCCATGCATTGGAGGTGCTGCCTGTtgcccctccccctccccaACGTCAgctgacagaagaagaaatacaaaaattggaggagcaggaggaagatACCCTCAGGGAGCTCCGTCTCTTCCTGCGTGATGTCACCAACCGTCTGTCCCAAGATAAACGGTTTAAGGCGTTCACAAAGCCTGTAGATTTGGAGGAG GTTCCAGATTATGCCGAGGTGATCAAGAAACCTATGGACCTGTCAACAGTTCTCTCCAGGATTGATCTCCATCAGTATGGGACTGTAAAAGAGTTTCTCCAAGATGTGGATCTCATCTGGCAGAATGCCCTTGAATATAACCCAGACAGAGATCCCTCAG ACCGTCAGATCCGTCACAGAGCGTGTGCGCTGAAGGATACCGTCCATGCCATTATTAGGGATGAACTGGATGAAGATTTTGAGAAGATTTGTGAGGAGATTAAAGCGTCACGGAATTCAAGAg GTTGTGCCACTGCTCGATTTGCTCCCTCTTTCTATCACGTCCTTCCCAAACAGCCCAAGCCTCCTGCTGATGCCAAGATCACTGAAATGACTGCACAAAACGTACCGCCTGGAGCCACTGCTGCTTTTACCCCCAATACAAGTGTCTGTATTGTTACAACACCTAAAAACACAG cccagaagaagaaaaggcgGAAGAGTCGCTGGTCCAATGGCTTGCTGGCAAAAAAGAAGTCCTCCTCTCCTCATGTGTTCAGAGATGACACACAGTTAGAGTccgatgaggatgaggaggatggagatgatgaagaagaggatgatCAGCCAGTGATTGATGTAGAATCTGGGTCTGCAGCAGGTAGTTTTCAGCTCAGTACAGTGGAGCAGaacagcccagaggagaaggggagagaggagaggagtcaAGTAGCTGAAAAAGTTATTCTGTGTCAAAAcggaaaacacaaaaatttcAACCAGATACAGGATGAAAAAGATCAAAAGATTACAGATCAATCAGGACAGttggaacaaaaaaaagtgaagggagaTGAGAATAGTGGAGCAGTTTCAGTTTACATTAACAAGGACAgtcacaaagaaacacagggggATACCCAGGGACAATCCAACACAGTGGAATGTGGTAAAACCAACAACCAAAAGCTGACAGAAACTGAGAGTGAGAAATGTCAGACTGTGAGTATGGCAGACATCAAGAACAACAAGGTAGCCAGAGCAGAGGAGGCTCTGCTCAACAGCCACGCTGAGCCAATGGAGGTGGAAGCTACTGAAATTTCAACCACAGACACCTCTGCAGCTGTCAGAGAGGAGGACGTGAACACAG agCGCAGTGTGAGGCCAATAACTCGGGCTTTAAAGAAcgctgtgctgcagcagcagatgatCGACGTGGGCAAAGCTCTTCAGATCCTGGACCAGGAAACTCCTCCTCTAGTAGTGGACAGAGACAAATTAAAG gAGCTGTTGAACAGAGTTGTGACGAAGACTGATGGCTATGAGGTCTTCAAGCTGGAGAAACTTTATGCTTTGCTCTGCCAGAGCATCTATAGACACAGAAGAGACTACAACAAAACCGCACTAATAAAG gaGTTGGAACAGGAGATTGAAGACTTCTGTTGa